ttgaacccagggtgtttaaccattgagccacatccccatccttttttacatttcctttgagacaggaccttgctaaattgctgaggctagctttgaacatgtgatcctcctgcctcagcctctggagccactgggattatagacatgtaccaccatgctagttgtttattttgtttttgtttttgtttttaagaaaagaatttgtgaaaaatattGGGAGGATGGAAATACTGGCAGAAGATGATGTCGaggtttaaaaatttaaaatgtcttcctTGCCTCTATTGTCTCAAATGTGAACTTCTCCAAAAAGTTTATGAACTTGATTCTGGTGCTAATGAAAGTGGCATTCTCTATGGCCTTGGGCTAATAGGACAAACTGGTGGTATGGACAAAATGGATGTCCCTCTGCCCCTTAGCACCTGTGAGAGCCATATGCCTGGACCAAGGAGGAAGGGCCCTGTTACCACTGCACATTGAGGCACCATGGTCCTTTCATGGGACCCTGGAGATGGTGCTCTCCTTGAAAAATATCCGTAGGTACTTGGTACCCCAGAGATAGACTAGAACTCCTGAACTAGAACTCATTCATTAGCCTTCAGCCCTTTCAGACATTGCTCAAGCTCAGTGGACCAACTCCTCTTTGAGAGTGTGATTTTGCCATAGAAATTGATTGGCTATCCCTTTCATGAAGTAAATACCTTGAAAAAGGTTGAACATTCAACTGCTATTAATTATTCTTAGAACACGTGGCTTTGTCAGATAAGACAGCTAACTAAGGCCAGGGTTATGAAAGGGGAATGTCACGGGCCTCATAAAAAGTCCCAGAAGATGGAGATTTTGAACATGGCCCCAGGCAACCAGGCCATAGCAACCATTgttctggaaaagaaagaaattttgagaagAGTTCCACCTTTTTCAGAACTTTATCCTCAAACAGGCTAGACCTGCTCCTGTTACGTTAGTTAGCCTGTTAGTATGTCACCTTGGGTATTCATGTGTCCTTTCTAAGCCTGTTTtccaaattctaaaatgaaaCTCACAAGTCCTGTCTCAGATGAAGCTTGTAGTGGTTAGATGGTTCAGCACAGTACCTGGCAGAACAAGTGTTCTGCACCAACAGCTTCTATAACTTCAGTTCCCAAAGACCTGTGGCCTATTCTAAAAATGGCCTCTCCATCTCTGTGGATGAAGCCTGAGGACCCTGATCTTAGCATCCTCCAAAAAGACACATCATCCTATAGGTACCTAACCTCCTTCGTAATTcatcatgaaaaagaaaacagcaaattaTTTCTACCCATGTGCTAGAGATTTGGacctgaaactttttaaaaaatcacacacacaaatacacacacacaaaaaattatgactaaaaatcatattttcatttcttaaaactaAGACAGCTCTTCCCAAGCTGTCCACCAAGGTAATAAGCATTGGCCTCTAAGCTAGGACAGCCTGAGTTTTTCACAGTATCTTCCCAAAAAAGtttgatttgggggctggggctggagctcagtggtagtgcacttgcctggcatgtgtgaggcactgggttcagcactgcatgtaaataattttttaaaaaataaaagtctatcaacaactaaaaaaaatttaaagtttgatTTGCTAGGATCTTAGCCCAACACCTGCTTGTGGGGCTCAACCAGATGCCACCTGAAGGGCTATAGGCACAGCCTGTAGCCCTTGGGTCCTGGTGGCAGTAGTCTTTCCACTGGAGGATGCCCTTCAAGGATCATACTTCCTCTGTCCATCAAAGTCAAGGAGTCAGGATAAAACAAAAGAGCTGGCTCTAACAAAAGTACCCCAAACTGGGGTCCTGTGTCCAAGCTCATATGCACCAGGAGGTACCAAGTGAGCTTGCTCAGGACCATTTCTATCTTGAAGTTTGAGaaagaccaaaaaagaaagaaaacagcacaTAATGAGAATCAGGCCTACTGGTTTGATCCTCATTAAATGTTGCTACAGATGTCTGCTGTGGATGACACTAGACAGCAAGGTCAAATCCCACTGGTGGAAGGCATTGGCTTAGAGATATAGCCTCCCTCTATCTCATCCCCATCCATACCCACTCCCTACTGAAGCCCTGGTGCAGCCAGCAAGgctggagggaagaaaggagccCTGAGGGCAGGGGCATGGTACATTATTGCTTGGTCAGAGACACTTGCCCTTTTGCCTTTTCTACTATTTATCTATTGACAAGGGATGAAAGGTCAAGACTCGGCAAACAGGGCATAAATGGCAGATGAGCAAGAACTCTTACCATCCTTCTGTTCCTCCACAAAGTTCTCAAATTCGTTCCTTTGTTCCTCGTAATATTCTCTCCGTAGCTCATCAGCCTGCAACTTCTGCCTGTTTTCCACTGTGGAAGGAAAAGTGGTAGTTGCCCCCAAGAGAGGGGCATTGAGGGCTCACATTTAGGGGAACACCAACATTTTACCTGAGAAGCTAAAAGTGGTTTGGGAGGTATTTAGGTTGGGAGACTCCACTGAAATGGTTTATTCCTGGCAGAGGCTTTAAACTGGAAGGACCTGGGAGATGATCCTACCCAgttaccccccaccccctgccacatCCCCTCTCTTTGaacagtactagagattgaacccaggagcactctactactgagctccatccccagccccgcctttttttgttttgttttgttttctggtttttggattttgagacagggtctcactaagttgcccacgctgtcctcaaatttgccatcttccagcctcagcctcccaagtcactgagattacagatgtgcacaacATGCCAGGCCAAATCACCTCATTTTGCAGGTGAAGAGATTGAAGCCCCAAGAGGAAAAAGTGAGTTAGCCCCAGTCATCAAGTTAGTGGTATAATCCAAGTACACCAGGCCACTTAGACACTTGAAATCAGAGATAAACTCCACAAGCAGGGTACAGTGAcccacatctgtcatcccagagaTCCAGAGGCCCAGGCAGTAAGATCACAAGTTCTATACCAGCCTGgatgacttagtgagaccctgtctctgaaaggaaagtgacaaCACTTGAggtgaccaagagatctttattgcagcagtgcaaaggaggagaaaaagagaaagaaagagtagggaaagagagaagagagagggggagagcaaagagagaagaggagaggagagagtaagagggagagcaaaagcaagaaaagagagatcaagagcaagagagagagacagagagagcaagagagaggggcccggcaggagggagttttttatagcccaaatctaatggggtctctggatctgcaagctgccttgttggcatatGGTGATTGGATCATAAGGTAGTGTcatctgccttcaggcagacGGGGTGGGGCAGGGGCTAGATGTGGGGTTGAGTGCatgggttatcctgcagctaacatttgttcagcctgtcctgcagacaacttagttcagcctgccctgcacctaacagtctcaaaataaaaactaaaaaggactggtgatacagctcagtggtagaggactcctcagtacaaaaaaaaaaaaaaaaaaaagaaagaaagaaaagaaaaagaaaaaaaggaaagagaagaaaatgaaaaataaataaacaaacttcaCGATGGACTTATCCAATTTAATGTTGATTAATACCTTCAAGTCTAGTCAACATTTTTTAGCACCTGTCACACCAGGATATAGACTGAATACTGGAATTACAAAGGTAAGTAAGAAAGATGCTGTCCTTCACTTAAGATGCCTGTCATCCAGGTGAGGAGAGAGCCCTCAAAGCAagtttcaggggctgggagtgtTGCTCAATGCAGAGTGCTTTCCAGTGTGCATAAAGCCCTGactttaattcccagcaccaagaaaaaaacccaacaagTTTCACTGAGCTTTGGGCTGTGGAATTAAACTCTATGAGAGCCATGGTCCTCTGGAGAACATGACTTATTGGGAGGACAGTATCTAGAACTCTACTTTCAAGGACTTCTGGCACATTCTTCAActagaaaaatcaacaaagactTGCGGGTCATGTCTGCTGGAGGAAGAACAGGCTCCTCAGAAACCTCACATTCTCCTGGGGGACTGAGGCATGCATGTTGTCCCTACAACTCTGATGTGCAAGAGCAGGTGGGCAGGTGAGGGACGCAGAGGAACCAAGGGAGGCCATGGCCACCCCACATTCAGGAAATGACAAGTACTCCTATGCACAATGGTAACATCAGAAACCACCTCAAATCCCTCTTGGAACCAAGGAGCCTACATTGATCAGTAAATTCTATAAATATGAGTTATTTAtgttgaaattataatatttaactcAGATTAAAAATCACTATATCTGTAAATTGGTCTTAGAATCCCTGAGGTAAATCTTCTGTTTCTCCCAGATTTTTGCCTTTTTGCCTATACAGTTGAAGGAAACCTTAGTCTGGCATAAGGGGTTTGTGATCCAATCCATCTTCATACCGCACATATTTCTCAAGAGGGGATCCAGGCTCAGAGAAGTGCATTGACATCATTGAAGTCACACAGCTACACAGCCTGTTGGGGTGGAGCTGAAGCTAGAGCTAGAACACCAGATTCCTAGTACTTGCCCAGAGTACCCCCTAGTTCCTTGGTTCCTCAAGTTGCATTTTCAGAGGTGCCAAAAACTGGACTTTTACttctgttctcctcctcctccttctcctcctctgcctcctcctcctcctgctcctcctcctcctcttcctccctctatctcttttctgagacagagtctcactgtatTGTCCATGATGATTCTGAACTTCTGGACTCAACCGagtcttctgcctcagtctcatgAACACTAGGATTATAGTCCTGCACTTCCATTGGGGTGTTAGATGTAGCAACAAAGAAGAACAATTTAACtcttgattgtttgtttgtttttaggtgctagggattggcacaatgctaggcaagggctctaccactgagctacatccctaccctttttattttattttgaaacaggatctccataagttgcccaggctggcctggaacttataatcctcctgcttcagcttccagagtgGCAGGGATTGCAGGCTATGTCACCAGGCTCAATTAAGATGGTGTTTCTATGCTAGGTATCACCTTATGCATTACATGCATATATGCCAAGAACATGCATCCCTCAGATTCTCTTTCACCCTAAAGTAAATTGAGCCTGGATCTCAGAAACTTAAAGAAGTCACTTATCCATCTCCTTAGCTTCTAATACAAATTGCTTCAAAATACCACCTTCCTTGTTCCCAACTTAAGGACCACTGGAAAGATTCTCCAgaagtttgtttatttatctatttatttttcattttattttctttcctttttttttttttttttgtactgaggaatcctctaccactgagctgcatcaccagtccttttagtctttattttgagaaagggtctcgctAATTCATCCAGGCTGGTGTAGAACTCGCGATCTTACTGCCTGGGCCTCTGGATCTCTGTCAGCTCTGCCCATTCATCTATAGGAATCGATGAGGTATCCTCAGATGCATTTACGTGCAGTCCTGGGGTTCACCTGGCTGTCCTGGGCCTACCACAACTGCCTAAGGCACTGAGCTTCTGGCCAAGGTCAGGGAACTCAGCCTAATCACGGATCTTATGGTTCTGAGTCAGCTTCAGAGGACAGATATATTTGTCTTTCTTAAAGTTGCCTGTTTTCCCCTGGAAATTTGCAGAAAGCTGCTTCTCTGATTTCAGACAAGAAAGGCCCAACATCCATCATAGCCTTTCAGTGTTTTTTGATTTTGCCAAATTTAAATCCCAAATTGTGTGAGGTCTAGAGATTTCACTAATCTGACTACACttatccaattaaaaaaaaattctcatctctAAGCATTTCCACCTCTGATCTTTCCCATCATTTGAAAATAATCCTGTTATTTTCACTGAGAAAGTCACCTCACTGCATATGCTCAGGGATACAAAGAGTTCATTCATCTACACACACAAGGAAAGAATCAAGCAGTCAACTTGGCCAGGACAGCCTGAGCTCAGAGTCTAAGAAGAATCAAGTTTAGAGGTAGGAAACTCAAATGCGTTCAAAGGCCGTAGGTTAAGAACATGAGGGCCCTGCAGTGTggaccccaggccccaggctgtTAGGGAGACGTGCTCACCAACTGCACTGCAAATAAAGCTTCAAGAAAGCACAGCTGGCTAAACACAGTTTGTTCAGAGGCTTATAAGTAAGGGAATTAGGACCACAGACAGGAAGTGGCTGAGGCCACTTAGCAACAGAGCTGTCACTAAGCCCACACTTCTCAGCACTCCTGTCCCCTGGGATCTTTTCCTACATGTGATTCTGTTGCTCTACTGTGCACCTTGCCAATACTCCAAAATACCCACTAAAGGGCTAGGTGCTTTCTAGACCAGAGaatatttcctcctttacatTTTTCACTTTCTGAAGCAGGGATGCATCTCATAATTGTTAGATACATTTGATGCATCACTGTTCCTTTTTGGTCCTCACCCTAGCAATGCATTCGCCCCAATATGTGACCCACCATCAAGGAAACAGTATAATTTCCACTTCAGAGCTACAGTCATCCTGATGTTCAAGGGCTTTGCTGCAACCCTTAATCCCCTGTGGTGGTAAGAGACCACTCAGCATCCTTACCATTGACCTCATCTCGGGATTTGGGGGACCGCTTGCTGCGCCTCTTGAGGAAATTTGAGGCATCTGATTCCTGCATGAAAATCTTCAGTTTCACACCTGAAACCCAAGAGAGGCCTGTCACAACCAGCACTGGGGGCAGGGATGTTGGGGGAGTGGGCTCCACCTGCCCTGCACCCAAGGGTTGTCCCCAGACTCACCTTCCTGGGCTTCTTCTCCCGCTTCCTGAGGGCTGCCCACTGATGCGCTGGTCCCCTCCCGCAGCACTGGAGGACAAGATCACAGAGGGAAGGCTCCAGCATTGGAGGGGAGCCCAGGCCCTGAGCAAGGCCTCAATAGTCCTTCTAAGCTTAGTGGCTTGCCAGGCCTCATGTGGGGTCCTCTGTCCATCACATGCCAGGTATGGGGCCAATCTCCCTAGGAACCCATGAGGCAAACTACAgtgtttcctgttttttttctttctctgctatatttctctctctctctctctctctctctctctctctctctctctctctctctcacgcacacacacacacacacacacacacacaaacacacacacacaaacacacacacacacacacacacacacacaccaagaatgGCCTCTCTGTGCCAGCTGAGAGCACTTACCTGTGGAAGGTAAGTCTTACCTATTATGTAGATAACACAGTCCCCCTTAACCCTCCCATATACTCACCAGACAGGAGCACCACGGCCGAGAGGCAGGACAGGAGAAGGACCTGTCACCAAGTCATCTTTGTAGACGCTGAGTCTCTCTGCAGCTCCTAATGCTGCTGATGCTGTCTCCCGCCTGGTCCTCACTCTGAGTCAGGCAGGACAggcaagagagaaggaagagagaggcaggaggccaggaggccactgggggagggtgggaggggtccTGGCTGCCGTTTCCATTGGCTGTTCCTGACTGGAGCACCAGAGATGTTTTTGGCGCCTGGCAAACCTCCACAGAAGCAAAGTTTGTAGTCAGGGGCCCTGGATGGGACAGTTTTGAAGTGGCCTGTCCAACATCCCAAAGAGTTGCTATTGAGAAGGCTCAGCCTAAGAGTCAGGACTCCAGAGACCAAGGGCATGTTTCAAAGAACTCCTGGCATCTGCTTCAGGAAGGTTGGGACCCTAGACTCCAAGTCCTGAGCACAcgagagcagggaggaagagggtAGCACTGGGAAATCCTTATTCAAATGCCAGGCAAGGTGGGACCATGGTGTCCAGAACAGTCATCCAGGTAACACACAGACACGTGGGTCATTCTGGTGAAAACAAGACAACTCCCTCCCTTGACACATTGTCCCCAGCTGGTGATTGCTGCCAAGCAAAGCATGGAACCCTAGCCTTGGGAGTCCTAGAGCCCCTTGGAGAAATAGAGGAAGAGAGTGGGTCAAGCTTCCCCTGCAGAGAAGGAGGGGTACGGCATTGGAAAAGAACCACTTTTAGGCACACTTCTTCAGAACCACACAAATCACACTCACCACGCCCATGTGGGAAGGAACTGGTCCCTAGAAATGGGATCAATGAGGAAATCAGAGCTCTGTGGGGCATCAGAGCCCAGCCCCTATGGTGGCTTGTTCCTGCCATTGCCATTTATTATGACCTTCATCAGTACTTTGTTACCTGCTGAAGAATTATCCCCTGGGCATTGTGGAGAAACTTTTCAATGGCGACCATCACTAGACGCAAACCCCAGCCCATGCCCATCGGAGGCTCCCCTTCCATAGACTGTATGTTACCATCCTGCATGAACTTGATCATTGGTCAGGAAATACGTGTTAGTGCCAGAGAAATAATGGAGgcagagtaaataaaataaacaggttGACTTCCAGTGGAGAAAAATGTGGCCAGTGGCAGTGCTGGCTCTATGTGGGCTCCCCTTGAACACTGACTGGAGTATACTTAGTCAGTGGAGAAAGGCTGTGGGTGCAACCTGTGCGAGGTCACATCAGCAAGGACTCATCTAACAGATGAATAGATGTCCCTGTGAGGGGGAAGGGCCACAGACAGAATGCTTTTGATGGGATTCCTAGGTGAGAAAATAGGTGTGGGAAACACCTGTGACATTCTTGACATCCTAAATCCACCTGTGCCTTATTTCAGTTACATGCACTTTAaccacatttattgagcacctcctTTGCCCAAGATCCCCTAGTCACTGGGGATCAGCTTTAAGTAAACCTGTCTAGTTTCCCCGAAAGTGTTTCTGCTCCCCATTGAACACTGTATTTACCCTGTTCACCACACACAAAGGCTTCAGAGAATAATCTCAAACCCTGTGCAGTGTTCTCAAAGTCAGCCAGGAGAAGGTGGCACGAGATCCAGAATTCACAGATTCAAGGAATGGAGACTGGAAATTTATAGGTAATTAAGCTCAGTTCTGGAAAAATAACTAATATAACTAAGCTAGTGACCTGAGATTCTCCAGG
The sequence above is drawn from the Urocitellus parryii isolate mUroPar1 chromosome 9, mUroPar1.hap1, whole genome shotgun sequence genome and encodes:
- the Ucma gene encoding LOW QUALITY PROTEIN: upper zone of growth plate and cartilage matrix-associated protein (The sequence of the model RefSeq protein was modified relative to this genomic sequence to represent the inferred CDS: substituted 1 base at 1 genomic stop codon) — translated: MTWXQVLLLSCLSAVVLLSVLREGTSASVGSPQEAGEEAQEGVKLKIFMQESDASNFLKRRSKRSPKSRDEVNVENRQKLQADELRREYYEEQRNEFENFVEEQKDEQEERSQEAVEQWREWHYDGLYPSYLYNRHRI